The following DNA comes from Legionella sp. PATHC032.
AGCATGGAAATAACTTTGGGCCTTGATGCTAATTGTTAATCTGATTTTTCTGGAATAATGATTAAAGTTCGGAATTCGTTACAGTTAAGGAGCACAAGTGGAAGAGAGTCAACAGCTAAAAGACGCTGGATTAAAAATCACATTACCTCGTATCAAGGTATTACAAATATTGGAGCAATCAAGAAATCATCATTTGAGTGCGGAAGCAGTCTATAAGGCCTTATTGGAATCGGGTGAGGATGTTGGTTTAGCTACTGTTTATAGAGTTCTTACTCAATTTGAAGCAGCAGGATTAGTATCTAGGCACAATTTTGAAGGAGGACACTCGGTGTTTGAGTTGTCTCAAGGCGAGCATCATGACCATCTTGTTTGTGTTAAGTGTGGGCGAGTAGAGGAATTTGTAGATGAAGTAATAGAACAAAGACAGAAAGCTATTGCAGAACGTGCTCATTTTAAAATGACAGATCATGCGCTAAACATATATGGTATTTGTCCTCAGTGTCAATGAATTGGATATTTTAATTGGAATGGTTTGTTACCTCACGTAATATTCTAAGCGTATTTACTATGTTCTTCTGTAGTATTTTATCATTACAATAATTGGAGTGTTTTGGTGAAACGCTACTTTCCTTAAGGGTCCATCATATGGAATTTGATTATATTATTGTTGGTGATGGTAGCTTAGGATATGTTTTAACTTCATGGTTAAGTGCCAGCCCCACAAATAAAGTATTATTGCCAGAAGCCGGAGATAGCTTATTTCTGGCAATACCAATCTGCCTGCGATGAGGATTGCACACTACATTCCAACTTTACGTTAGAGTTCAGTATCCTAAATGGCAATTTTAAATTATTTGCTAGGCGGTAAAGACAGTCCCTCATTGCGCAGTAAAATCACGAATAAAACTCTCAATAGGATTTACCAAGGTGGTTAAGCAATACCCGCTGCTTATCCATAATATTAGTAACGACTTATTGAGCCAGGTTTACTTTTTCTAGATGCGCCTTTTGGATAAGACCACAAAAAAAGCTGGCTTAGTTGATGTGGCAGAGTCCTCCACACAGTTTCTTGTTACGCGCATTAATAAATTATCCTCGCTATCTTATTGTCCAAAAACTGATTATCAAAGGCCATGAGCGGATTTTCCAATGTTGATTTGAGTGCGATAAAGTCTCTTGTTCTTACATCACATAATGACGTCATAGCGGTTAAATCAAGAGCTGCGGTCCCGGTCACCGATTGCGATGATGAGGTGGCGATGTTGCCCATCCCTTTATATGCAGCAAAAGCAGAACCTAATTTAAAATAACTTAAGAACCAATGATCCATAAAGTCGGTTATCCAATTATAAAACTTCAAGGATGAATTGGGTTTTATATTAAAGTCTGGTACAGGGACAAACGGCCTGTCAGCGCAATATTCGTGAACAACATGCAGGGGGAGAAGCTTCTGCGCCCCGCCTACTCTTACTGTCCATTGCTTATTAATGGCTTCCCAATTGGGGTTAGGCGCATTGATCGAATTCACCTGGTCTTGAAGCGCTTTAATAATGGTATTTTGAAAATCAAAATGGTGTTCAGTGACTTTTTTTTCATTTAGAGTATAAGTCACTCCATCTGTTTCTACCTTGTTGTATTGGCTCAGAAGTTCTTTGAATATTTTCTCAAAATTGGAATCCTTAGGGATGCACTCAAGCATTATCGTCCAACCATGCTTATCCAACGCCCAAAGCATGTATTCAAAAGCACTGATGTCCTCAAAGGTCCGGCCCGAATAATCGGTCACATTACCTCTTTTCAGCAGTAAATTAATGTCTTTTGTTAAGATTGATTGAACCGCATTATCCTTGCGACGGACTGCATGGAACAAGAGTATGCTCACATTATAAAGCTGGGACTCAAATAGTGTTTGGTTATTTTGTGAGGTTTGGGCAAGATGGGCAATATTTGATAGATTTAAATACTGACCAATTTCCTTTTCAATTATATCTTTGGGTAATCTATGAAATGGAAATTTACTATGTTCTGGCATAATCAACTGTCGGTGCAAATAAACAAGGATGATATTATACCATAGTGATCTGTTTTGAAGATCAATGTCAGGCTGCAGCCTTATACAAGGTCTTTAAATTACAAATTTACTGCGGTATAAGGAAGCAACTAAATAAAATTGTCTATACTTGAAATTATAATGAAGGTGCTTGGGTTTTGAATTAATTATGTATCAAAAGAAGCGGTCTTCATTGGAACTTGAAGCCTTTTTGTCGTTATTTGAGGGATCCTTAAGAACTATCCCATTCAATATATTGGCTGTGATGGTGCTTGCTTTGGATTTTATATATACGAACGAGGTTCCAATCAAACTGGTTATTATCTGGTTTTTTCTTATTTTAATTTTAAGTGTGATTCGTTGGGTAACCAGCCGAATTATAATTCGTAAAGAGTTTTACATCACAAAAGGAAAGCTGTCTTTAATTAGTTTTTTACTGCTCAATTTTTTTATGGGATTGGCTTGGAGTTTGAGCTACTTTACTTTTATTCCTTATTTAAATAATACAAATGAGTTGATTTTTGTACTCATTTTGGGAGGATTATCGACAGGCGCTATCGCTTCTTTATCAATTTATCTTCCGGCATATTATGCTTACGTATTGCCGATGAATTTTCCAATTATTGCCTACAATTTCTATTTATTTCAGTTTGATAAAACAATTTTTGCTGTCATGTATTCGCTTTTTTTGATCATAGTATTGTTGACTGCAAGATTAAATTCAAATTTACTTTCCAAAGTGAGGACATTATCTATAACTGATTCATTGACTGGCTTATTTAACCGTCGTCATTTTGATGTGGTGTTCAGCAATGAGTTAAGCAGAGCAAAACGTAATAAATATCCTATCAGCCTGGTTTTCATTGATATAGACAATTTCAAGTATATTAATGATACTTTTGGACATTCTGTAGGTGACAGTTTTTTAATTCATGTGGCAAATATCCTGAAACAAACATTACGACGCGCCAGTGATAGCATGTTTCGAATTGGTGGCGATGAATATGCCGCTATTCTTATTAATATGCCACCAAATGAAGTGACGGCATTCTGTGTTGCTATTCAAGAGCACTTTAATAAAAAAAATCAATATAAAAATGTATCCTTAAGCATGGGAATCATAAGCATAGGGTCTATGCATGTGATTGATCAACAAAGTGTCATCGCAGCTGTTGATAAAACACTTTATCAAGCAAAAAAAGCAGGTAAAAATCAGATTAAATCAAAATCGTTAATCTAAACGAAGGGGGTGAGTAGCAATTAAAATTCTTCGATTTCATCACCATCAGTTTGGCACAAGAGAAACAAATTATTCTCTTATGCCAAATAGAGTTTCAGTTAATTACTTTTTATTCAATGTTGATAGAATAGGAGTAACTTCCGAAACCGTCATAGGTGGTATTGATATAACGTAGGCCATTGCAGGAAGCGCTGACGACAGGATGATTCATAAATGGACCATCATTAATATCCAGAATACACCAATTGGCACTGTCATAAGCTACGGTGACGTGAGCATATCCTGCTCGACAATCAAAACCATCCCTGATTACAAAACTGCGTGGGCCAACAATTTGCAATATGACATCTGAATCATTATAACCACTGACTACATAAATTCCGGGATGAGTTTTATCACTCAAATGAAAAAAATCCTTGTATCCACAGAATGATTCATTGGCGTATGCATTCATCATTAAAAGGCTGCTTGCTGCCAGTACCGTCCACTTTTTCATATGAAAATACCTTCTTATTATTATTCAGGAAATCGAATTATAGGGAATCAATGACTATTAAACAATCACCTTGTTCTTTTGTTTTTTGAAAAATCCAGTTTTAAAAATTATTTCTGGGAAAGACAGGAAATATTTCCTGTTGAGGAGATGATAAGTGACCTTGTTTCGATTTACCTAATCAGATACGCTGACCATATCGATATTGATAATCTCGACAATATTTTGAATGGATAGAAACATGGATTTATCGGGAGGAAAAAATGTATTCATCATTATTTCTAAAGAAGGACTTAGGGCATTTACCTGAAAAAGTTATTTTTCTTGATTTTGACGGTACTGTTGCTCTTCCTGCAAGGAAGGCAAATGGAGAATATGATATTCAGCCTGATGGGTCAATTGGAGCTTCCCACCTGGATAAGGATAAATTTAGACGTTTAGTACAGTTTGCTATTCGCACGGATATTCCGTTATATTTTTTGAGCGGACGTCCCGATCTTCAATCTTGTGTTGATTTAATGACTGATTTTATTGCAAGCGTTGATGGCTTTAATCCTGGTATTGGCGGGTTTAAAAAGGATTCTCTGTTTTTTATCAGTAAAATGATAATTGATGAAGGAAAACTTGTTCGAAAGGAAATAACGACAAAGGCTCAGATTATTCAATCAGTGCATCATGAAAAATACAGTTATTTACCTAATGAATCGATTTTACTGGTCGATGACATTCAAGAGTACCTCGACCCTGTGCAGGAACTAGGCTACAACACTTTGTTGGCAAATCCAGAGAGTTTGGAGCATTTTGATGAAATAGAGAAATTTATTGGAGTTACATTACAAGAAACTATCGCATTCAATGCTTAGACATGGTTATGGCAGATTAAAAGATCAAGTTAAATATTTTTATGCTGATGGCACTAATGGGTTTAACTCAATTGTTCCATTATTTTCAACAGAGGGAGCTGACGTAATTGCCCTGGACTCAGTAGATATAGCTGACTCATTACCAGCAAATAATCCAAATCGTTTGGTCAGTTCATTGATTTTGGGTTGGGTTTTTACAGAGCTTTCCAAATTATTAAACAGTTTTCTTCTCTCCGGAGTGTACAGGCAAAGCGCTTCCAATAAGGATAAGATGCATTGTTTTAAATAGGTAAAACTAAAATAGCTTTCATGCTTGTAATCCATGATGATTCTTTCAAAATTAGGATTTTTAACATGGAAAGATATTTGGTCGACACGTTCTTTTGGCGTAAGGGTTCCATCTTCACTGATATCGACCAGTTTATTGATGAGCTCTGTTTTTTTCGCCAGTGTTTCTTCACTTTCAAATGTTGAATTATTTTGCTCGATGGCTGCGGTAGAAAGACTAAAGTAGTTTTTAAATTGGGCTAAAGCGACTCTTACTGCATCAAGGTGATAATATTTCTCAAAATTATCTCTTTCAAAATTTCTAATTTTTTCCTTTAGCAAATTTTTTATAGTTAAATTAATATCTTCAGCGAATTTTGAGTGTTGAATAATACTCTCTTTGAATGCCAGTAAGTATTCTCTAAGTTTTGTCCGATATTCCTTGTCAGTGTATTGTAAGCCTATATGACGGTTGCAGAAGGCATCTAACTGTTTATTAAATGATTCTGTAGTGTATTCTTCTATATAAAGAAGATCTTCTTGTTCTTGAATCGATCTTAACTCTTTAAGATAGTTCAGTTTTTCTCTGGCAGTATTTGCCTTCATAAGATAGGTGGCTTTTAAGCCCTCGTAATGATGGTAACTTGCAATAATGAGGGGTTTAATGAGCGTTAATTTAGGTTCATACTCTTTCAGTTCTGAATTTAAAAGAGTATCTAGTTCATAATCTTTAGGCTCAGGATCTGTATTCTGAGGTAATCGCTTTTGTAATTTTACCAATTTGTACAGAGCTTTTTTATAAGTTTCTATTAATTCATCATCAGTGGTTTTGCCGCTTTTTGTTTTAATAATTTCATATAATTTGATGATATGTTTATAGTTTTTTTCTATTTTATCCAAATGTTGTGTTGCATTTTCGAGTTTTTTATGCGTTGTTTTTATTCTTTGATCTATTGGTGTCTTATCACATATCATTCGAATATGGGCTTTGGAATGCAGCGCTAAAGGATGTAACAGGCCTTTATAATATTCATCCGTTATTGTTTTTAATGGTCCGGAGATAGTACCTGGTACCAAGCCTAATTTATCTTCCCATGCATCAGCTTCCATCAACATGGGTGTAAAAATCTTGGAGCGGAACTGATCCAGATTATTCATTACGGCGTCATGTGATGTGCTAATAAATTCATTCAGTTTATTCGTCATTTCTCTATAGAGAGAATACATGGCGGGTGTTTGTAAGAATAATTTGAAATAGGAGTTTGAACTTTTAATGATATTTTCTACAGTAACAGTTGCTTTCTTTGCCTTTAAGTGTAAGTCATTGAGCTCTTCTGTCGTGAGATAATTGGTGTTTCTTAAACTTCTAATGTGTTTGGGTGAAATATAAAAAGCATTAAGTGTATACCAAAGGGCATTGTATTTAATATCGTGGTTATAAGGTACTTCTAACGGTGATACCTGATACGCATCACTGTGTTCTTGTATTGTTGCAATAAGCGTTTGCGCTTTTTCCAGTAACTCACTTGCTATGAGCTTAAAATGAGGATCCACAGCGAGTTTTAGCGCTAATTTCTTAATTTCATTAATGTGATCATAGGCTTGTATTAAATGATAAACATAGACACTTTCGTAACTTCTGGTATCCAGTTTTTCTAATTCAACAACAATTTTTTCAACATGATAGAGGCTATTGAATATGCGTTTTATTGCGATAACCTGTGCACTTTGGGCAAGTTCTTTATTTTTATCTTGCAATTCAGGGTACGGTATTCCGTTGGGTTGCTGTTTTAATTGTGCTTTCATCGCATCATTAAACAATGAAATGATTTGATTTAACTCGGTTCTGAACTCATGTATGTATTTAGAGAAATTGGTATGTTTAATTAAATGATGGGCTCTACTTTCCAGCCTTTCATCATGTTCAAGTTCGGTTGAGTTATTTTCACTGGCAAATTTTTCCTGGGCCCATTTTAAATATTGATTACTCTTTTTACTCCATTGCAAATCAATTTCTGTAAAATAAATTTGAAAATGTTCATCCAGTTTTTCAAACAGGTCAACTGCTGGAGCATCGTAGGCGGATGACTCATCAGAAAAGGAATGCACTAAAAATTTGTCAAAACTTATTGCGGAAGCTCTGAGTTCAGGGGGTATCCCATCGATAAAATACGGTTGAAATACATTATATAAATTACGGCAGCGAGTTTTGGTCTCTTTATCAAGATTATTTAAATGAAGAATCCTTCCTTCCGTTTCAGCGATTGTCTTGGTTTGCTTTTTTAATAAGGTAATAAATTCGTTATATGCTTTGCTGGCAACTCTGAATTTTTCACGTTTGTTTCTATACCATTGGTAGAGGTCAAGAGCCTGTTCAGATGTTAAATCCTCAGGATTAACCAGTAAATTATGTCCTTTCTCTGACCTGAATTTTAGTTTGTCCGTAGCACCATTAGCAGGGTTTAATGCTTTTGTCTCATCCAGAAGAAAGACATTGGTTTTTTCACTATAAGGGAATAAAACCAGATTTGTTTGTTTGTGAACAGATTCGATAAGGTCTCTATTCAACTCGATATGAAATTGTTGAGTTGCTTTCTTTTTGCTAATTAAAGCTTGTAATGCTTCCTTTTGCGCTAAAACAAAGCTGGCATGATCGGCAGGAAGAGTACCTCTTAGCCAACGCCACGGCTTCTTTAAATAAGAAGACCAGGATTCCGGGCCCTGAAAACTATCGATCAACAAAATATTGAGATCAGGGTCCACATCCATCATATAAGGACTGATTATTTTGTAATGTGTAATCAGTTGATTTTTAATTTCTTTCGGTAATTGATGTATGGGTTGGTTATTATAGGGGGACGCATCCAATATTTTGTAAAAATTATCCAAGGCTTCTTGCGCTTTTTGTATTTTAAAAAGGGCTTTGTTCGCTTCATCAATTCGTTGATATGTTCTTTCCAGTCTCAAAGCGAGAAAACGGGAGTCCTCTATACTGAGCAACTCTTCTCCTTTTTCTTTGAAATTGACTGGCTTGGATGCGTAATAAATTAAAAGTTGATATAGGGGTTTGATTTTTTCCATTAACGGAATGGATAGTGTGCCAGGCTTCAGCATGGCATTGTCTTCAATTTTATCTACTAACCCAAATAAAGTAGGTAATACAACGTATTTTAATTGAGCCAAATTATCACGAATGACATCCTGGGATGAATCGCTGAAATGTCCCATTTGTTCAACAGAGCTTGTCGCTAATGTGATGATATTACGGATAATGTGAATGTATTTTAAAACTTTAAGGGATATAAAAAAGTCATTCCCTTTCAAATGCTCTAGATCATTAAGTAATTTTAATGATGCGTTTTGTAGTTCTTCCAGCTTTTCGTTATTGAGTGTAGGCTCTTTTTCTTTGATTTGTGAAGAATATTGCTGAATGTATTGAGTTAATTTCTCTATATAACCAGGTAATACGGCGCTGAATTGAGTGAGGAATTGGTAATCCCAATCTCCTGTTCTCGGTTGCATTTGCTCTAAGGCAATGCCTGTAACTTCTCCTGCTTTATAACTTATAGGAAAATCCTTCCAATACTCAGCTAATTGCTTGGTGGATTCCTGGTGTTCCCCTGCAAAGGCTTGTAATTGTCCAATGACAGGGAGAATAAGATCAATCTCTTCCTTGAACATTTCCTGCAAATCAACATCCAGGTTCGTGATTAGATAACCGGCTTGATAGGCCTGGTGAATCGTATTGCTATAAAGTAATTTGAGATCAGGGATAGTTCGTTTGATGTTCCGTATATCAATATTCTCTAAGTCCAGGAAAGCTAAGCGGGCATGATAAAGGGCATTAATCAGTTTCTTGATTTGAGAAATATTTTCCGGGTCAAGATCAAAATCGGTGAATGGAACCCCTTCTTTATTCATTTTTTCCAGGTAGGGAGCCAGTCTGGGGTTGAAGTGTCCACTTTTTAAAGTCGCAAGGATTTTTGAATTAATTTTTTCAATTAATTTAGAGAATTGGTTTTGCTTAAAGGATTCTAAAAGCTTGATCTTTTCTGAAATCATTTCAATATTAAAAAAATTAACTTGTGATATTATAAAGAAAAATACTTAAGCAAATATTAACACATGATCAGTGCTTGTAAAAACTCAATCTTTTTTGTAAAAAAAATTTTTAATTCAGCCACTTAGTCTGTTTAAATTGCAGATTGAAAAATATTGTTGCTTATATCTCTGATTTTTGATAAGCCTTAATCGTGTTTGATATGCTCAATGATACTGTATTTTTGAGTGCGTCAAGGCTGTGATTGTTAAAAATAAGTTTTTGATTGACTTCCAGTTCAATGCCTATGTATTCATGAGGACTGTATTTTTTACGCAAGGATGTAGTAAACCCATCACTGGTTCCTTTATAAGGATAATTCATACGTACTTTTAACTGGGGATGGAGCATTTTGATTTCTTTTTGCCATTGCCGAGCCAAGATTTTTTCCGAATGACTCCCAGGGTCATATAGAAGGCCGATGTCAGTCGTGCGAATGATATTATTCATTACTGGCGTAAAACTGTGTGTGGATAGATGCCACACTTGCAGCTTTTGACTAATAAGTTGCTGAATGTAGTCCATGACTCGATTGCGAAATGGAAAATAGAATTCATCCAGTATTTTTTTCTTTTTGTCTGATGATAAATTTTTTGTAATCTCTGAAAAGCAATGGGGATGATTGATACTCCTGTTGCAATCGACCAAGAGCCTTGTACAGGTGGCTTGAAACAAACTGCAATGGTTACTTTTATGAATCGATTGTGCGATTTCTAGCGCGCCAAAATCAATTCCTCTATGAGACTCTAATAATTCTTTATGGGATTCAAATAGGGTTTGATATTCATGAGGGACTGTATTGACAGCATGTTCACAACTGATTAGGAGGGCTATATTTTTCATCATATCAAGGCGTAAATTGTTCATTGTGAAGCAAACAATGAGTTAATTGTTTATACACTTGTTTTAAAGAATCATGATTGACACAGGAACTGCAAGCCTTGAGTATTCTTTCACTCAAATTTCCCTGTTTTAAAATAAGTTCCAGGGCCAGTTGCTGTTTCCTGTCCAGTTCATGGCTAATTCTTTCAATCAGTAGTGACCATATGGTATTTACTGACATCCCTTGAAGGGGTAATTGCCATTGCTCCAGTAATTGTTTGTTATCGATATGACAACTTAATCCGTTTTTTATGGTCTCATCAAAAACGTACTTTAAACTTTTGGTATCGCATGGATTATCAAGATAAAAATTCGAGGTGCTTTGCCAGTATTTTAAAATGGCATTGATTGCTTTTGCTATGGCAATGTCTGCTTCTACACATTCTTGGCTGTCAAGAATACGAATTTCAATAGCCTTCATGTCAAACTTGGGAATTGCACCACGAGAATTTAACCATTGATATTGTAATATTCCTTCGGGATCATAAGGGCTAATATCTCGATACATGGGTTCGAGAATTTGTTCCTGGTATTCCCTTTCTGTTCTAATAAACTCAGGAATAATATCGCCGCTGATGGAGGGAATACGTTGCTGATTGCGGCTATAAAAGAATAAACGGGAATCCAGTAATCCTGTAGCTTGCCCATCAAGAAATGGAGTACTTGCCGCAATAGCGGGTAATAAAGGTAAAATCAAGCGTGTGGCGTTATGCAATTGACAAAATTCTTCTTCATTGGAATAAGGCAGATTGACATGCATACTTTGCAGGTTTGCCCAGCCATGTCCCTGGCAATTGAAAATTGAATTAAATTGATTATAGATATCATGGTTACCATGAGGCCAGCGAATTGTTTCGGTATCTGGGTTCATCCAGGGATGAGCGCCAGTAGGTAATAACAATAAATTGTGTTGAGCAAGAAGCGGCTGGAGCTCTCTAATGGTTTTCTGGAAATGTTCGGCTACTGGAACATGTATTGGTTTAGGACCATTATTTTTTAATTCAAGGACATGCAATACTAATTCATTGCTTATCGCAATGTCTCCTAATTCTATTTCATTAACCTGATGACCTGCCAAAGCACGTAATATAAGATCGCTTTTAGGTTGGACATTCAAACTCTCTTTATCCACTAGCATGTATTCTATTTCTATCCCTAAGACAGAAAAAATAGGAAAATCAGACATAACCATGTTTCCTGCGAATTCGTTGTAAAAAGACACTCATAATCTGTTCATACAGATTTTGGCCGAGTATTTTATCTTCAAGGCCATGATCAATATTAGGATTATCATTCACCTCGATGACGTAATATTTATTACCATGACTTTTTATATCGACACCATATAAGCCGTCACCAATCAAGCGTGTACTTTTTAGAGCTATTTTAATAATCTGCTCTGGTACTTCATGAAGGGGCAGTGTTTCACTATCTCCTTCTTTGTTTTCTTCCTGGCAATGCCAATCATAGATTTGCCAGTGGCCTTTTGCCATAAAATAGCGGCAGGCAAAAAGTGCTTTATTATCAAGGACACCGATGCGCCAATCAAATTCAGTCGGTATAAACGGTTGAACTACTACCAAATCAGAATTTTTAAAAAACTGGTTTAGAGATTTCTGCAAAGATTTTTCATCATCTATTTTAACCACTCCATGAGAAAAAGCACTGTCTGGCTTTTTTAAAACGCAGGGGAATTCAATCTTGGGTAATTCCTTGTCATATTTGCTGATGAATAAGGTGTCTGGTGTCATGATTTGATGACTGCTTAATAGTTCTGCAAGATAAACTTTGTTGGAGCATTTAATAATGGATTGAGGGTCATCAATAACGACCAAATTCTCTTGGGCTGCACGACGTGACACGCGATAAGTATAATGATTCACTGAAGTCGTTGCTCTGATAAAAAGCGCATCGTATTCAGCGATTGCTTTTGCTTCATTTTTATCTATGATGTCAACGTTTAATCCCAGTTCTTCACCACAAGAAACAAAAAGCTCAAGGGCTTTTTTATTGGATGGCGCATTGGGTTCGGAGGGGTCGACAAGAATTGCCAAATCATGAAATCGTTGTTTTTTACGCCATTGATGAACTCGCTTTTTTGATAAATAATTTTCAGCAGATTGGCGCATAAACTCCAGATGATGCTCTGGTACATCCGACAAAGCCAAAGGAACGACTGTCTTAATTCGCCATTGCTTTTTCTTTTCCAAATAAAAACGAATGAGTGGTAAAGGAAAAAGGCCATGGAGTTGCTTAGCCAACGTTGCATATCGTTTTGCCAGATTTTGACCAAAATAGAGGCTTAAAACAAATTCATTCCCTTTGATATCGTGAAGACTGTGCTGTATTTCTTCATGAGTATCCTGAGAGATCAGTTTGGATAAACTGACATTTAAAACATCCTGAATACTGTGTACCGAGGGTAATGCTTTGTGATCACGGGCTTGGGCAAGTAAAGATACGTAATAGCCTATCGATTGGTAATTATAAGACCGGCATAAGTTAATGACCCGAAATGATTTATTTTGATGATACTCATCACCACTAAGATATTCCAAGGCATGTACTATAGGGGCAAGTTCACTTAAAAAAGACCAGCTGTGCAGATCATCAGTAACAATAACTGTTTGCATTTATCACTCTTTAGGTTCAATTATGAGTAGATTCGCATCATAAGTTAGTACACCAAGCATTATAGAGTTAATCAAGCGATTGATGCTTACTTTATAATAATTGTTATGAGACAGTGGGTTTTCTGCATGGGGGTCAGCAACAATTACAAGGCGTTTTTTTACGTCATAACCGCACAGTACAACAAAATGCCCACAAGGCTCACCACGAATATCATCGTAAACTGATTTGCCTTCCGGAGTAAAGTATTCTCTTGCACTGCGATAAAGATAGGTAGCACTTAAACCAGTTAAAATGGGGATTTTCTTATTAAAATATTTTTTTAATAAGTCCACGTTTAATGATTTGGAGCGGACTGTACCCCCCAGTTTTAAGTAGTCTAAATAGGCTAGAGACGCTTTGGTAATATATGGATCATTTTTGTATTTCATCTGGGCTTCAAGTTTATCCATTAAAAAGGAATTATTGACTTCACCATTATGAAACCAGGTTAGGTCAAATATATTCAGGTTATAGATGTAAACAGTTGTTCTAAACCCATGGAGGAGGGCATGTTTTCCCAGCATGGGCGTTAAGGTGCCTCCTGAAAGCGATTTATCCACGCCTTCTATGATTTCGTTTAATGGCAAATCTAAACCATAATATAAATAAATGGCATGTAAGCTGGTTGGTCCGCAAGTTTCATCGTCAGGTTGAGTTTGTATTGTCAGGTCAATCATAGGCAAATCCTTGCGGTAAAAATAGTGCCTTCATGATTTAAAATTAGACATGAGTGGCTTCTTTGTCAAATAGTGTAATCGATTCAATAATAAGTACTTTTAGGAAACTGATAATAGATTGACGTTTAAGAAAATAAAGTTGAATAAATAACTCTCATTTGCAGAGTTAATATTTATTCTAGG
Coding sequences within:
- a CDS encoding N-formylglutamate amidohydrolase, which encodes MNNLRLDMMKNIALLISCEHAVNTVPHEYQTLFESHKELLESHRGIDFGALEIAQSIHKSNHCSLFQATCTRLLVDCNRSINHPHCFSEITKNLSSDKKKKILDEFYFPFRNRVMDYIQQLISQKLQVWHLSTHSFTPVMNNIIRTTDIGLLYDPGSHSEKILARQWQKEIKMLHPQLKVRMNYPYKGTSDGFTTSLRKKYSPHEYIGIELEVNQKLIFNNHSLDALKNTVSLSISNTIKAYQKSEI
- a CDS encoding carboxylate-amine ligase, which encodes MSDFPIFSVLGIEIEYMLVDKESLNVQPKSDLILRALAGHQVNEIELGDIAISNELVLHVLELKNNGPKPIHVPVAEHFQKTIRELQPLLAQHNLLLLPTGAHPWMNPDTETIRWPHGNHDIYNQFNSIFNCQGHGWANLQSMHVNLPYSNEEEFCQLHNATRLILPLLPAIAASTPFLDGQATGLLDSRLFFYSRNQQRIPSISGDIIPEFIRTEREYQEQILEPMYRDISPYDPEGILQYQWLNSRGAIPKFDMKAIEIRILDSQECVEADIAIAKAINAILKYWQSTSNFYLDNPCDTKSLKYVFDETIKNGLSCHIDNKQLLEQWQLPLQGMSVNTIWSLLIERISHELDRKQQLALELILKQGNLSERILKACSSCVNHDSLKQVYKQLTHCLLHNEQFTP
- a CDS encoding RimK family protein, yielding MQTVIVTDDLHSWSFLSELAPIVHALEYLSGDEYHQNKSFRVINLCRSYNYQSIGYYVSLLAQARDHKALPSVHSIQDVLNVSLSKLISQDTHEEIQHSLHDIKGNEFVLSLYFGQNLAKRYATLAKQLHGLFPLPLIRFYLEKKKQWRIKTVVPLALSDVPEHHLEFMRQSAENYLSKKRVHQWRKKQRFHDLAILVDPSEPNAPSNKKALELFVSCGEELGLNVDIIDKNEAKAIAEYDALFIRATTSVNHYTYRVSRRAAQENLVVIDDPQSIIKCSNKVYLAELLSSHQIMTPDTLFISKYDKELPKIEFPCVLKKPDSAFSHGVVKIDDEKSLQKSLNQFFKNSDLVVVQPFIPTEFDWRIGVLDNKALFACRYFMAKGHWQIYDWHCQEENKEGDSETLPLHEVPEQIIKIALKSTRLIGDGLYGVDIKSHGNKYYVIEVNDNPNIDHGLEDKILGQNLYEQIMSVFLQRIRRKHGYV
- a CDS encoding C39 family peptidase — translated: MIDLTIQTQPDDETCGPTSLHAIYLYYGLDLPLNEIIEGVDKSLSGGTLTPMLGKHALLHGFRTTVYIYNLNIFDLTWFHNGEVNNSFLMDKLEAQMKYKNDPYITKASLAYLDYLKLGGTVRSKSLNVDLLKKYFNKKIPILTGLSATYLYRSAREYFTPEGKSVYDDIRGEPCGHFVVLCGYDVKKRLVIVADPHAENPLSHNNYYKVSINRLINSIMLGVLTYDANLLIIEPKE